The following proteins are co-located in the Phyllostomus discolor isolate MPI-MPIP mPhyDis1 chromosome 1, mPhyDis1.pri.v3, whole genome shotgun sequence genome:
- the PPCDC gene encoding phosphopantothenoylcysteine decarboxylase isoform X5, whose translation MFQVIVWMCDFEQLLTPGEYSSPICETDSTFLQGCSGGSWSIYLRGSLSLTCVIRAWDRSKPLLFCPAMNTAMWEHPITSQQVGQLQAFGYIEIPCVAKKLVCGDQGLGAMAEVGTIVDKVKEVLSQHADFQQS comes from the exons ATGTTCCAGGTCATTGTCTGGATGTGTGACTTCGAGCAACTGCTCACCCCTGGGGAGTACAGCTCCCCCATCTGTGAGACGGACAGCACCTTCTTACAGGGTTGCAGCGGGGGTTCATGGAGCATATACCTGAGAGGGTCTTTGTCACTT ACCTGTGTCATCCGGGCCTGGGACCGCAGCAAGCCCCTGCTCTTCTGCCCGGCGATGAACACTGCCATGTGGGAGCACCCGATCACTTCGCAGCAGGTGGGTCAGCTCCAGGCCTTCGGCTACATCGAGATACCCTGTGTGGCCAAGAAGCTGGTGTGTGGCGACCAAG GTCTGGGGGCCATGGCTGAGGTGGGCACCATTGTGGACAAAGTGAAGGAAGTCCTCTCCCAGCATGCCGACTTCCAGCAGAGCTGA